Proteins from a single region of Styela clava chromosome 1, kaStyClav1.hap1.2, whole genome shotgun sequence:
- the LOC120348582 gene encoding uncharacterized protein LOC120348582: MQKLFLFSLIVAAIWHQGLALNCYECTNCNSVSSCHEKTCTDTTGLTTMCIKSEGSVAGITTISRACGYGTSTNCSSSTLLGITGTVCYCDTDLCNGAEAVNISVMMGTLIAGILARILM, from the exons atgcaaaaattgtttttgttttctctcATTGTAGCAGCAATATGGCACCAAG GACTGGCCTTAAATTGTTATGAATGTACCAACTGCAACTCAGTTAGTTCTTGTCACGAGAAGACTTGCACTGACACCACTGGACTCACCACAATGTGCATCAAATCCGAGGGAAGTGTGGCGG GCATTACTACTATATCGAGGGCGTGTGGATACGGAACATCAACAAACTGCAGCTCGTCCACTCTTCTCGGGATTACTGGAACCGTTTGCTACTGTGACACAG ATCTCTGCAACGGGGCTGAAGCCGTCAATATCAGCGTCATGATGGGGACTCTCATTGCTGGAATCTTGGCAAGAATATTGATGTAA